The genomic segment ACCACACCGAAGAGTGCCTGCGCGGGTCGCTCGGGCCGTTCGGCGGTCAGTCTGCGGTGCTCGGTCAGGCAGCGCACCGCCCACGCCTGGGTGCGAACCACCGACTCTTCTTGGTAGCCACGGGTATTCACCAACGTCGTCAGTTCGTCGAAGGCGAAGATGATGTCGGCACCGATCTTGTGCTGGATCTGCATCGACACTTCCGGGGTGAACCGGTGCGTCGAGCCGTCGAGATGCGAAATGAACGTGACGCCGTCGTCGTCGACATGCGCCAACCGCTGTTTACCCTCGGCGATGACGTCGTCGGCCTGGACGCGGTTGGCGTCCATCGAGAGCACCTTGCGGAACCCGGCACCCAGCGACAGCACCTGGAAGCCGCCGCTGTCGGTGAACGTCGGGCCCGGCCAGTTCATGAAGGCACCCAAGCCACCCGCCTCGTCGACGATGTCCGGGCCGGGCTGCAGGTAGAGGTGGTAGGCGTTGGCCAGCACAGCCTGGGCGCCCAGCTCACGCATCGTCTCCGGCAGCACCGCCTTGACCGAGGCCTTGGTGCCGACCGCGACGAACGCCGGGGTGTGGATGTCGCCGTGCGGAGTGTGGATCACGCCGGTACGTCCACGGCGCCCGGGCAGCTGGGCGTCGACGGTGAAGAACGGCACCCGGCTATCTAACCAGCGCCTTCGGAGAGGAAGCGCACGATGTGGTCGGCGAGCTCCTCGCCGGCGTCCTCCTGGATGAAGTGGCCGGCGCCGTGGACGGTGGGGTGGTCGTACCCCTGCGCACCCTGCATCTGCTGGAAGATCGGGGCCATCGCACCGGTGATCGGGTCGCCGTCGGAGAACGCCACCAGCATCGGGGTTGCGCCGGCCGTCAGGGTCGCCCATGCCAGCCGGTTCGCCTCGGACGCCGGGTCGTCGGGGCTGGTCGGCACCAGACCCGGCATGGCTCGCGGACCTGCCGAAAAGCTGTCGTCAGGGAAGGGCGCGTTGTAGGCCGTGCGGACGTCGTCGGTGATCGGTCGCAGACAACCCGACTCCACGAATCGGCCCACATCGATGCTCGGCGCCTCCTGGATGGCCCGGCGGAACTGCCACCACACCTCGGGCATATTGAAGTCTCCCGTCGGCAGCCCGGTGTTGGCGACGACGATGCGCGCGAACCGATCCGCGTTCTCGGCCGCCAGCCGCAACCCGATCAGCCCGCCCCAGTCCTGACCGAACAGGGTCACCCGCTGCAGATCCAGGACGTCGAACGCGAGCGCGCGCATCCACTCGACGTGGCGGGCATAGGTGTGGTCCTCCCGACGGGTCGGACCACGTTGGTTCGCCATGCAGCAACAGGATCGGCTCGGCATGCTCCGGTCCTTCGTCGACCCAGGCCACCCGCAGACGCCCGCCCTCGTCGTCGTCGAGTTCGCAATAGTGCGGTGAATAGGGGAAATTCGGAATGTCAACGAATCGCTCATCGGGCGTGCGCAAGGTCCGCATGACGGTGAAGATACCGACTTTGCCTGTGCCGGCCGGGATTTGCCCCGATGCTGACGTTAATTTCTGCGCATTGACTGGCAGACGGATATTTCGCCCATTTCTGCCTCCATTGCGGGACTGCGCACCATAATTTCCTCGATGATCCGTCAACGTCGACGGATCACCCCTACATAAGGAGAAATCGGTGAAGCGTGGGTTGGTGGTGACGGTTGCCGGCGCCGCGGTCTTGGTGGCCGGACTGTCTGGTTGTTCGAAGGACGACAACAAATCAACGTCGACGACAAGCGAGAAAGCTACAACTTCGGCAGCCGCGACGACGAGCGCGGCAGGGTCCCCCAGCGCGACCGCCGGATCCAGCACCGCCAAGGTGACGATCGATGGCCAGCCGCAGGACATCAAGGGTTCGGTCGTCTGCGCGACTGCGGGTGGCAACCTCAACATCGCGATCGGTGAGGCGACCACCGGTATCGCCGCCGTGCTGTCCGCCGATGCCTCGTCGGTGCAGTCCGTCGGTCTCGGCAACGTCAACGGCGTGACGCTCGGCTACACCGCCGGCGTGCCCGGCGGAGCGAATGCCACCGCCACCAAGGACGGCAACACCTACAAGATCAGCGGAACTGCGACGGGTGTCGACATGGCCAACCCGATGCAGCCGGTGACCAAGCCCTTCGAAATTCAGGTCACCTGCCCGTAGCGGCAGGACGAACGAAGCGGCGGCGCCCCGAGGGGTCGCCGCCGCTTTCGTTTGAGACTTAGACCCCGACCGCCTTCTCCAGCGCGGCCAGCGAGTCCTCCAGTTGCGTGAGCAGTCGCTGTAGATGCGGGATGCTGCGCCGACAACCCACGAGTCCGAAGTCGAGGTTGTCGGCGTTGTTCGACATCGTGATGTTGAGGGCCTGCCCGTCCAGCGCGATCGACAGCGGATAGTTGCCGTCCAGGCGCGCACCGTGCCAGTACAGCGGCTCGCGGGCGCCGGGCACGTTCGAGATCACGATGTTGAAGGGCGGCGCCGCCGCGGCGGCCAGCGCCGGAAGGAGGGTCAGCGCCAGCGGCGCCATGTTGAACGCCGACAGGGCCAGCTGCTGCATCTTTGGCAGCTGCAGGAACACCTCTTTGTTGCCACTGATCGAGTCGTGGATCGCCTCCAGCCGCTTGGCCGGGTCGCTCTGGTCGGTGGCCAGGCTGCACAGGATCGCGCCAACCTGGTTGCCGCCCTGGGAGTGATCGTCCTCGTCACGCAGGTTGACCGGCACCATCGCGATCAAGGGCTTGTCGGGCAGCGCGTCCTGCTCGATCAGGTAGGCACGCAGCGCGCCTGCGCACATCGCCAGGATGACGTCGTTGACCGTGACGCCGGCGGCGGCCTCCTTGATCGCGATGATGCGTTTGAGCGGCCAGGACTGGGCCGCCACCCGCCGTGCCCCGCCGATCGGAACGTTGAACATCGTCTTGGGGGCCTCGAACGGCAGGGTCAGCTGCTGCTCGAGGAGGGCGCCGCGCACGATCGTCAATGCCGATGGCGCCAAGCCCGCGACCGAGCCGGCCGCTCGTACTAGTCCGCCGAGTGGCGAACCGCCGCTCTTGTCCTTGCTGCGTGGGCGGGGTCCGATCGTCCACGGCGCCCGGATCTCGTCGTCCTGCGGATCCGGCGACAGCGTGCGCTTGGTCAGCTTCATCGCCGAGACGCCGTCGAGCAGCGAATGGTGGATCTTGGTGTAGACGGCCACGCGGCCGTCGTTGAGGCCTTCGACCAGATGGGTCTCCCACAGCGGCCGGTGCCGGTCGAGGAGGCTGCCGTGCAGGCGCGAGGTCAGCTCAAGCAGTTCCCGGACCCGCCCCGGCTTGGGCAGCGCTGAGCGGCGTAGGTGGTACTCGAGGTCGATGTCGCGATCGAAAGCCCACGCCAAGTTGGCGATGCCGCCGAACAGCCTGCCGGGATGCTTGCGGAACGTGGGCTGTACGTCCTGATAGGTCAGCAGATCGTTGTAGATCTGAGCCAGGAACTCCGGGCCCATGTCGTCGGGTGGCTCGAACAGTTGCAGGCCACCGACGTGCATGGGATGTTCTCGGGACTCGGCCAGCAAGAACATCGAGTCGGTCGGTGAAATCAGCTCCATCGATGACCTCCGCGTCGATTTCTATCCCGTGTGCCCATTACACCGGCTCGCCACACAGATGTCGTCGCGCAGGAGACCCGCTTGGGTCAGCGGTGGCCGCCGCCCCCGCCGCCTCCACCGCTGTGGTTGCCACCGTTCCACCCCGGCTCGGCGACTTCGGCCTCGGTGAGCTGATCGCTGGTGTCGGGAATGATCGTCGGAGCGCAGTCCATCGAGAAGCTGTCCTCGGTATCGGTATCCGCGCATTGGGCCGCCAGCCGCGGCGCGGGGTCAGCGACGGCGAAGACGGCGACCGCCGGGGCGGTCGCGATTGCCAATCCGATTGCCACATAGAGCATCCGGCGAGTGGTAGCGGTCGTCATCTCAAACCCCCTGGCCTACA from the Mycolicibacterium crocinum genome contains:
- a CDS encoding lipoprotein LpqH, yielding MKRGLVVTVAGAAVLVAGLSGCSKDDNKSTSTTSEKATTSAAATTSAAGSPSATAGSSTAKVTIDGQPQDIKGSVVCATAGGNLNIAIGEATTGIAAVLSADASSVQSVGLGNVNGVTLGYTAGVPGGANATATKDGNTYKISGTATGVDMANPMQPVTKPFEIQVTCP
- a CDS encoding WS/DGAT/MGAT family O-acyltransferase is translated as MELISPTDSMFLLAESREHPMHVGGLQLFEPPDDMGPEFLAQIYNDLLTYQDVQPTFRKHPGRLFGGIANLAWAFDRDIDLEYHLRRSALPKPGRVRELLELTSRLHGSLLDRHRPLWETHLVEGLNDGRVAVYTKIHHSLLDGVSAMKLTKRTLSPDPQDDEIRAPWTIGPRPRSKDKSGGSPLGGLVRAAGSVAGLAPSALTIVRGALLEQQLTLPFEAPKTMFNVPIGGARRVAAQSWPLKRIIAIKEAAAGVTVNDVILAMCAGALRAYLIEQDALPDKPLIAMVPVNLRDEDDHSQGGNQVGAILCSLATDQSDPAKRLEAIHDSISGNKEVFLQLPKMQQLALSAFNMAPLALTLLPALAAAAAPPFNIVISNVPGAREPLYWHGARLDGNYPLSIALDGQALNITMSNNADNLDFGLVGCRRSIPHLQRLLTQLEDSLAALEKAVGV
- the tgt gene encoding tRNA guanosine(34) transglycosylase Tgt; its protein translation is MPFFTVDAQLPGRRGRTGVIHTPHGDIHTPAFVAVGTKASVKAVLPETMRELGAQAVLANAYHLYLQPGPDIVDEAGGLGAFMNWPGPTFTDSGGFQVLSLGAGFRKVLSMDANRVQADDVIAEGKQRLAHVDDDGVTFISHLDGSTHRFTPEVSMQIQHKIGADIIFAFDELTTLVNTRGYQEESVVRTQAWAVRCLTEHRRLTAERPERPAQALFGVVQGAQYEDLRRQASRDLAGIVDTEGRGFDGYGIGGALEKQNLATIVGWCVDELPDDKPRHLLGISEPDDLFAAIAAGADTFDCVSPSRVARNAAVYSPTGRFNITGARYRRDFTPIDADCDCYTCANYTRAYLHHLFKAKEILSATLCTIHNERFIIRLVDQIRAAIVANEFDELRDHVLGQYYGS